One part of the Esox lucius isolate fEsoLuc1 chromosome 10, fEsoLuc1.pri, whole genome shotgun sequence genome encodes these proteins:
- the LOC105007083 gene encoding trichohyalin: protein MADSRDNVGDFLEEFREQIIARVTLARPIADAVISQHLISQPWIAEELAHSIRAAQNTQEQMRALFEVLARETAQAKLAFHLILTLNEPELMDELEQRQRNSKTTQTGQEPTHEDARQSQDTKTQKVEIQRKKDSLKRRRQETMQAIEEIEKLWEGSKRERNDTDYMKGKIKQQQDEIEKLIAEKHEQNTKMELMRMEMENVNKKLEQNKEEINIEKERIRQIWADVQNEKDILERRRNETINERQSLELIKYETLKAKEEMEQCRETTKKDQEKMEWMKSDLQRQIEEIEIRIAETNQAKEKMEEIRAMVHRERDQLETKRNDIKRKTEQFEQIKNEINKVKEEMERRWFETEKEELEQRTRIKQEKDELAIVQAELQRAKEEMAQSREKTNQEKDQINEMKTEINLEKNLLEKDKQETLRKQKELEQIRYAIQLETEEMNQNREVAKRENKTLEQRKVDLQRKMEKIEKRMKETKIENDRMEQVKADIQRAKEALEKQRDDTIRLKEEMEKRRYETVKEELEQRAEIQKEGEQVERLKFEIQKAREVEKTRLDIERAQAKKLVEEVKRQREEIELLSAEIQNEKENLERKKQDLMRERKELERTHFETMKIKEETEQSREITKREKDEMAEMKMNIQKQIEDIEAKVTETKQAKEKMEEIHAEIQRERDNLEGIRTKTKKEIEHYEEIRYEIIQLKEEMERRFCEAEKTELEKKAISQCEKELLEKLKEEIQEVQGEIEKRKLEIQQEKENLENIKVNVEKEKQMAEKKSKEAKIKNEDLIEMEQKLQEEKKDIQKSKEVTKQEKEEVIEMKAELQKQMKEMENCMMEAKRAKEEVTQEKLQLEKQRNEVGRVKAEIERQKYEVVKEEIEQRAEIQRERDILEKIRDKIQRSKEEYEKIKLQNKEGDLQKKTEEAKQDREILEKIKIEVLSERAVLERQRLETNREREDLELLRCKTLKEKQEIERRRNETAKEEFEHRAHIQREREEIEQTKKEIQRELKQARDTSNQERDKVERMKVEIQNQREEMTRTIKKTKQARDVMEQMKEEILKEKELLDRMKEETMKEKEPYEKVRYELNRVKEDMEKIWDDVEREEQEEKQKLLKEKMELNKRMEEIKKEMNQIESMKLDLQKQRDEIEERMEKTKRETDKLEQTKAEIQRQKEDIENKMAKTKSEKEEMERMKSEIQRQKEEIDIKMQQAKTEMDKMQRLREDIQRQRQDIEDKIQKTKREIGELELVKNEIQMKKKDLEQRMRKTLRQKEEMEKIKKEIEKAKKEMEQRREESKREKHAIEQAKAEIERAKEELEIRMEESFENIDEKDQLNAEIQRLIQEVERTREMVRQTKVSMENRMEESNMEMGYKDRVNAEIQRLILEVEQTREVLRRVKEEMEQSKEELKGEKDKIRQMKTEAQKRRKELDQRMEKILRERDELELMKAKIQRLKEELEIKREQVKTESEKIEQTKEEIQRAVTEIEVAREEIQKAKGKMEEGSAIKEKRCEAVKEELDQQDDIKRQKEMLDKIRDEIQKAKEEYEKIKLQNEKVDLQKMMEEAKQDSEMLQQLKKEREDLELLRCETLKEKQEIERRRNETAKEEFEHRAHIQREREEIEQTKKEIQRELKQARDTSNQERDKVERMKVEIQNQREEMTRTIKKTKQARDVMEQMKEDILRENELLERISEKTKREREQYEKVRYELTRVKEEMEKIWDNVEREDREKTAKLKKEKVE, encoded by the exons TGGGAGACTTCTTGGAGGAGTTCAGAGAGCAGATCATAGCACGGGTGACATTAGCTCGTCCCATAGCAGACGCTGTGATCTCACAACATCTGATCTCACAACCATGGATTGCTGAAGAGCTGGCCCACAGCATCCGTGCTGCCCAGAACACACAAGAACAGATGAGGGCACTATTTGAAGTCCTAGCGAGAGAGACTGCACAAGCCAAACTTGCATTCCATCTGATACTGACACTCAATGAGCCTGAACTCATGGATGAGCTAG AGCAGAGACAACGTAACAGTaagacaacacagacaggacaggagCCAACGCATGAAGATGCCAGACAATCAcaggacacaaaaacacagaaagttgaaatacagagaaaaaaGGACTCACTTAAGAGACGACGACAAGAAACAATGCAAGCAATTGAGGAGATTGAAAAACTTTGGGAGGGgtcaaaaagagaaagaaatgatACTGACTACATGAAAGGAAAGATTAAGCAACAACAAGATGAAATCGAAAAGCTAATAGCTGAAAAACACgagcaaaacacaaaaatggaGCTGATGAGAATGGAGATGGagaatgtgaataaaaaactaGAACAGAACAAAGAGGAAATAAATATAGAGAAAGAACGAATTAGACAAATCTGGGCTGATGTCCAAAATGAGAAAGACATTCTGGAGAGAAGACGCAATGAGACCATTAATGAGAGACAGAGTTTGGAATTGATTAAATATGAGACATTGAAAGCAAAAGAGGAGATGGAGCAATGCAGGGAAACGACAAAAAAAGACCAGGAGAAAATGGAATGGATGAAATCTGACCTTCAGCGACAGATAGAGGAAATAGAAATAAGAATTGCAGAAACAAATCAAGCAaaagagaaaatggaagagATAAGAGCGATGgtacacagggagagagatcaGCTGGAGACCAAAAGGAATGAtatcaaaagaaaaacagaacaattTGAGCAGATTAAAAATGAGATAAATAAAgtaaaagaagagatggagaggaggtggtttgaaactgaaaaagaagAGCTTGAGCAGAGAACTAGGATCAAGCAAGAGAAAGATGAACTGGCAATTGTACAAGCTGAgctacagagggctaaagaagAGATGGCTCAAAGCAGGGAAAAGACCAACCAAGAGAAAGACCAGATAAacgaaatgaaaacagagattAATTTAGAAAAGAATTTACTTGAGAAGGACAAACAAGAGacattaagaaaacaaaaagagttGGAGCAGATTAGGTATGCAATTCAATTGGAAACAGAGGAAATGAATCAAAACAGAGAAGTGGCAAAGCGAGAGAACAAAACGCTGGAACAGAGGAAAGTTGATCTGCAGAGAAAAATGGAAAAGATTGAGAAAAGAATGAAGGAAACAAAGATAGAAAATGATCGAATGGAACAGGTAAAAGCAGATATACAGAGAGCGAAAGAGGCACTGGAGAAACAAAGAGATGACACCATAAGATTGAAGGAGGAAATGGAAAAAAGAAGGTATGAGACAGTCAAGGAGGAGCTGGAGCAAAGGGCTGAAATACAGAAGGAGGGGGAACAAGTGGAAAGGCTGAAGTTTGAAATACAGAAAGCCAGGGAGGTTGAAAAAACAAGACTAGACATAGAGAGAGCTCAAGCCAAAAAGTTGGTTGAAGAAGTAAAGcgacagagagaagagatagaACTATTAAGTGCTGAAATTcagaatgaaaaagaaaacctggagaggaaaaaacaagatttaatgagagagagaaaagagttgGAAAGGACACACTttgaaacaatgaaaataaaagaggagactgAGCAAAGCAGGGAGAtcacaaaaagagaaaaagatgaaatggcagaaatgaaaatgaatatacAGAAACAGATAGAAGATATAGAAGCTAAAGTTACggaaacaaaacaagcaaaagaaaaaatggaagaaatacatgcagagatacagagagaaagggacaatTTGGAGGGTATAAgaacaaagacaaagaaagagatagAGCATTATGAAGAGATTAGGTATGAAATAATTCAATTAAAAGAGGAAATGGAGAGAAGATTTTGCGAAGCTGAgaaaacagagttggaaaaGAAAGCAATATCACAGTGCGAGAAAGAATTACTAGAAAAGTTGAAGGAGGAAATACAGGAAGTCCAGGGtgaaatagaaaaaagaaagtTGGAAATTCagcaagaaaaagaaaacctggaaaatataaaagtaaatgttgaaaaagaaaaacaaatggcaGAGAAAAAATCTAAAGAGGCCAAAATTAAAAATGAGGACCTAATAGAAATGGAGCAAAAACTTCaggaagaaaagaaagacattCAGAAGAGCAAAGAAGTCACAAAGCAAGAGAAGGAAGAGGTCATAGAGATGAAGGCTGAActccaaaaacaaatgaaagaaatggaGAACTGTATGATGGAGGCGAAGAGAGCAAAAGAGGAGGTGACTCaggaaaagctacagctggaaAAGCAAAGGAATGAGGTTGGAAGAGTAAAAGCTGAAATTGAGAGACAAAAATATGAAGTTGTGAAAGAAGAAATTGAACAACGAGCTGAGattcaaagagaaagagacattttggaaaaaataagagaTAAGATACAGAGATCTAAAGAGGAGTATGAAAAAATAAAGCTTCAGAATAAGGAAGGTGATTTACAAAAGAAGACAGAAGAAGCAAagcaagacagagagatacTAGAGAAAATTAAAATAGAGGTTTTGTCAGAACGGGCTGTCTTGGAAAGACAACGTCTTGAAACCAACCGAGAAAGAGAGGACCTGGAATTGCTTCGGTGTAAGACACTAAAGGAAAAGCAGGAGATTGAGAGAAGGAGAAATGAAACTGCCAAGGAAGAGTTTGAACATAGAGCTCAcattcagagagaaagagaggagatagAGCAAACCAAGAAGGAAATACAGAGGGAGTTAAAACAAGCAAGGGATACCTCTaatcaagagagagacaaagttgAACGGATGAAGGTTGAAATACAGAACCAGCGTGAGGAAATGACAAGAACAATTAAGAAAACAAAGCAAGCCAGAGACGTGATGGAACAGATGAAAGAAGAAAttctgaaagaaaaagaacTTTTGGATAGAATGAAAGAGGAAAcaatgaaagagaaagaaccATATGAAAAGGTAAGGTATGAGCTGAATAGGGTAAAAGAAGATATGGAAAAGATTTGGGATGATGTagagagggaggaacaggaagaaaaacaaaaactgctGAAAGAAAAGATGGAGCTGAATAAGAGAATGGAGGAAATAAAGAAAGAGATGAACCAGATAGAATCAATGAAACTTGACCTACAGAAACAAAGAGATGAGATTGAAGAAAGGATGgagaaaacaaagagagagacggacaaGCTAGAACAGACAAAGGCTGAGATACAAAGACAAAAAGAGGACATTGAAAACAAGATGGCAAAAACtaagagtgagaaagaggagaTGGAAAGGATGAAATCTGAGATACAGAGGCAAAAAGAGGAAATTGACATAAAAATGCAACAAGCTAAGACAGAAATGGATAAGATGCAAAGACTGAGGGAAGACAtccagagacaaagacaggataTTGAGGACAAGATACAAAAGACCAAGAGAGAAATAGGAGAGTTGGAACTAGTGAAGAATGAGATACAAATGAAGAAAAAGGACCTTGAACAGAGGATGAGAAAGACCTTGagacaaaaagaagaaatggaaaaGATTAAGAAGGAAATAGAGAAAGCTAAAAAAGAGATGGAACAAAGAAGGGAAGAGAGCAAAAGGGAGAAACATGCAATTGAACAGGCAAAGGCTGAAATAGAAAGAGCCAAAGAGGAACTGGAGATTCGTATGGAAGAGAGCTTTGAAAACATTGATGAGAAGGATCAATTGAATGCTGAGATACAGAGATTAATCCAAGAGGTGGAGCGAACCAGAGAAATGGTACGACAAACAAAAGTATCAATGGAAAACAGGATGGAAGAAAGCAATATGGAGATGGGTTACAAAGACAGAGTGAATGCTGAAATCCAGAGATTGATTCTAGAGGTGGAACAAACCAGGGAGGTGTTAAGAAGGGTGAAAGAAGAAATGGAACAGAGCAAGGAAGAATTAAAGGGAGAAAAGGACAAAATCAgacagatgaagacagaggCACAAAAAAGAAGAAAGGAGCTAGACCAAAGGATGGAGAAGATTCTGCGAGAGCGGGATGAATTAGAACTGATGAAGGCAAAAATACAGAGGCTAAAAGAAGAGCTGGAAATCAAGAGAGAACAAGTAAAGACTGAGAGTGAAAAGATAGAACAGACGAAAGAAGAAATACAAAGAGCTGTTACAGAAATAGAAGTAGCAAGGGAGGAGATACAAAAGGCCAAAGGGAAGATGGAGGAGGGCAGTGCAATTAAAGAGAAG AGATGTGAAGCAGTGAAAGAGGAGCTTGACCAACAAGATGAcattaaaagacaaaaagaaatgttggaCAAAATAAGAGATGAGATACAGAAAGCTAAAGAGGAGTATGAAAAAATCAAACTTCAGAATGAGAAAGTGGATTTACAAAAGATGATGGAGGAAGCCAAGCAAGATAGCGAGATGCTACAGCaactaaaaaaagaaagagaggaccTGGAATTGCTTCGGTGTGAGACACTAAAGGAAAAGCAGGAGATTGAGAGAAGGAGAAATGAAACTGCCAAGGAAGAGTTTGAACATAGAGCTCAcattcagagagaaagagaggagatagAGCAAACCAAGAAGGAAATACAGAGGGAGTTAAAACAAGCAAGGGATACCTCTaatcaagagagagacaaagttgAACGGATGAAGGTTGAAATACAGAACCAGCGTGAGGAAATGACAAGAACAATTAAGAAAACAAAGCAAGCCAGAGACGTGATGGAACAGATGAAAGAAGATATTCTAAGAGAAAATGAACTATTGGAGAGAATAAGCGAGAAAacgaagagggaaagagaacaATATGAAAAAGTAAGATATGAGCTAACTAGAgtaaaagaagagatggagaagatCTGGGACAATGTAGAGAGGGAGGACCGTGAAAAGACAGCCaaactgaaaaaagaaaaggtggAG